In a genomic window of Sutcliffiella sp. FSL R7-0096:
- the tuf gene encoding elongation factor Tu, with product MGKEKFDRSKTHANIGTIGHVDHGKTTLTAAITTVLAKKSGKGAAMAYDMIDAAPEERERGITISTAHVEYETETRHYAHVDCPGHADYVKNMITGAAQMDGGILVVSAADGPMPQTREHILLSRQVGVPYLVVFLNKCDMVDDEELLELVEMEVRDLLSEYDFPGDDVPVIKGSALKALEGDAEWEERIVELMAAVDDYIPTPTRDTEKPFMMPVEDVFSITGRGTVATGRVERGQVKVGDTIEIIGLTEEPKSTTVTGVEMFRKLLDYAEAGDNIGALLRGVARDDIQRGQVLAKPGTITPHTKFKAEVYVLSKEEGGRHTPFFTNYRPQFYFRTTDVTGICNLPEGVEMVMPGDNVEMTVELISPIAIEEGTKFSIREGGRTVGAGVVATIQE from the coding sequence ATGGGTAAAGAGAAATTCGATAGATCCAAGACTCATGCTAATATCGGTACAATCGGTCACGTTGACCACGGTAAAACTACTTTAACAGCTGCAATCACTACTGTTCTTGCTAAGAAGAGCGGTAAAGGTGCTGCAATGGCATACGACATGATCGATGCTGCTCCAGAAGAAAGAGAGCGTGGAATCACAATTTCTACAGCTCACGTTGAGTACGAAACTGAAACTCGTCACTATGCGCACGTTGACTGCCCAGGACATGCTGACTATGTTAAAAACATGATCACTGGTGCTGCTCAAATGGACGGCGGAATCCTAGTAGTATCTGCTGCTGACGGCCCAATGCCACAAACTCGTGAGCACATCCTTCTTTCTCGTCAAGTAGGTGTACCTTACCTTGTAGTATTCTTAAACAAATGCGACATGGTAGACGACGAAGAATTACTTGAATTAGTTGAAATGGAAGTTCGTGACCTTCTTTCTGAGTACGATTTCCCTGGAGACGATGTTCCTGTAATCAAAGGTTCTGCTCTTAAAGCTCTTGAAGGAGATGCTGAGTGGGAAGAAAGAATCGTTGAGCTTATGGCTGCAGTTGATGACTACATCCCAACTCCAACTCGTGACACTGAAAAGCCATTCATGATGCCAGTTGAGGACGTATTCTCTATCACTGGTCGTGGAACAGTTGCTACTGGACGTGTTGAGCGTGGACAAGTTAAAGTTGGTGACACTATCGAAATCATCGGTTTAACTGAAGAGCCTAAATCTACTACTGTAACTGGAGTAGAAATGTTCCGTAAGCTTCTTGACTATGCTGAAGCTGGAGACAACATCGGTGCACTTCTTCGTGGGGTTGCTCGTGACGACATCCAACGTGGACAAGTATTAGCTAAGCCTGGTACAATCACTCCACACACAAAGTTCAAAGCTGAAGTTTACGTACTATCTAAAGAAGAGGGTGGACGTCACACTCCATTCTTTACAAACTACCGTCCTCAGTTCTACTTCCGTACAACTGACGTAACTGGTATTTGTAACTTACCTGAAGGCGTAGAAATGGTTATGCCTGGCGACAACGTTGAGATGACTGTTGAACTTATCTCTCCAATCGCTATCGAAGAAGGAACTAAGTTCTCTATTCGTGAAGGTGGACGTACTGTAGGCGCTGGCGTAGTAGCGACTATCCAAGAGTAA
- the rplE gene encoding 50S ribosomal protein L5, translated as MNRLKEKYQSEIIPALMGKFNYKSVMQAPKLEKIVINMGVGDAVSNSKALDAAVEELSSITGQKPVVTRAKKSIAGFRLREGMPIGAKVTLRGERMYEFLDKLVSVSLPRVRDFRGISKKSFDGRGNYTLGVKEQLIFPEIDYDKVSKVRGMDIVIVTTANTDEEARELLTSFGMPFQK; from the coding sequence ATGAACCGCCTAAAAGAAAAGTATCAAAGCGAAATTATTCCTGCTCTAATGGGCAAGTTTAACTATAAATCTGTGATGCAAGCTCCAAAGCTTGAGAAAATCGTTATCAACATGGGTGTTGGTGATGCAGTATCAAACTCTAAAGCTCTAGATGCAGCTGTAGAAGAGTTGTCTTCTATCACTGGTCAAAAACCTGTTGTAACAAGAGCAAAAAAATCTATCGCTGGTTTCCGTCTTCGTGAAGGAATGCCTATCGGTGCGAAAGTTACATTACGCGGTGAGCGTATGTACGAATTCCTAGATAAGTTAGTATCTGTTTCCCTACCACGTGTTCGTGACTTCCGTGGAATCTCCAAGAAGTCTTTCGACGGTCGTGGGAACTACACTCTTGGAGTGAAAGAACAGCTTATCTTCCCTGAAATTGATTACGATAAAGTTAGCAAGGTTCGTGGTATGGATATCGTTATCGTTACTACTGCTAACACTGATGAAGAAGCTCGTGAGCTTTTAACATCATTCGGAATGCCATTCCAAAAATAA
- the rplC gene encoding 50S ribosomal protein L3 → MTKGILGRKVGMTQVFAENGDLIPVTVIEATPNVVLQVKTVETDGYEAIQIGFADKRDKLANKPLKGHVAKANTAPKRFIREISGANLEVGQEVKVDIFAEGDVVDVTGISKGKGFQGSIKRHNQSRGPMSHGSRYHRRPGSMGPVAPNRVFKGKLLPGRMGGERITIQNLEIVKVDAERNLLLVKGNVPGPKKSLITIKSAIKAN, encoded by the coding sequence ATGACCAAAGGAATCTTAGGAAGAAAAGTTGGTATGACTCAAGTTTTTGCTGAAAACGGCGATCTTATCCCTGTAACAGTAATTGAAGCTACACCAAACGTTGTACTTCAAGTTAAAACTGTTGAAACAGATGGATACGAAGCGATTCAGATTGGTTTTGCTGACAAACGCGATAAATTAGCGAACAAGCCTTTAAAAGGACACGTTGCTAAAGCGAACACAGCACCTAAGCGCTTCATTCGTGAAATCAGTGGAGCTAACTTAGAAGTTGGTCAAGAAGTCAAAGTTGATATTTTCGCAGAAGGCGATGTAGTAGATGTAACAGGAATTTCAAAGGGTAAAGGTTTCCAAGGCTCAATTAAACGCCATAACCAATCTCGTGGCCCGATGAGTCACGGTTCCCGTTATCACCGTCGTCCTGGTTCTATGGGACCTGTTGCTCCAAACCGTGTATTCAAAGGTAAACTATTACCTGGACGTATGGGTGGAGAGCGCATCACTATCCAGAACCTTGAGATCGTGAAAGTAGACGCAGAACGTAACCTATTACTTGTTAAAGGTAACGTACCTGGTCCAAAAAAATCTTTAATCACAATTAAAAGTGCTATAAAAGCAAACTAA
- the rplW gene encoding 50S ribosomal protein L23: MRDHRDVLKRPVITERSTDLMTEKKYTFEVDVRANKTEVKDAVEAIFGVDVEKVNIMNYKGKFRRVGRHSGLTNRRRKAIVTLKADSKEIEFFEV, encoded by the coding sequence ATGAGAGATCATCGTGATGTTCTTAAGCGCCCCGTGATTACTGAGCGTTCTACAGATTTAATGACAGAAAAGAAATATACGTTTGAAGTTGATGTTAGAGCTAATAAGACTGAAGTGAAAGATGCTGTTGAAGCGATCTTTGGCGTAGACGTTGAAAAAGTAAACATCATGAACTACAAAGGTAAATTCCGTCGTGTAGGTCGTCATAGCGGATTAACTAACCGTCGTAGAAAAGCTATTGTAACGTTAAAAGCTGATAGCAAAGAAATCGAATTCTTCGAGGTTTAA
- the rplP gene encoding 50S ribosomal protein L16 codes for MLLPKRVKYRREHRGKMRGKAKGGTEVHFGEFGLQSLEASWITNRQIEAARRAMTRYMKRGGKVWIKIFPSKPYTAKPLEVRMGSGKGAPEGWVAVVKPGKVMFEISGVSEEVAREALRLAMHKLPVKCKFVKREEIGGESNES; via the coding sequence ATGTTATTACCAAAACGCGTAAAATATCGCCGCGAACATCGTGGGAAAATGCGTGGTAAAGCGAAAGGCGGTACAGAAGTACATTTCGGAGAGTTCGGATTACAATCTCTAGAAGCTTCTTGGATCACTAACCGTCAAATCGAAGCTGCGCGTCGTGCGATGACTCGTTATATGAAACGTGGCGGTAAAGTTTGGATTAAAATTTTCCCTTCAAAACCATACACTGCAAAACCTCTAGAGGTCCGAATGGGTTCCGGTAAAGGTGCTCCAGAAGGATGGGTAGCAGTTGTTAAACCTGGAAAGGTTATGTTTGAAATTTCAGGTGTATCTGAAGAAGTAGCTCGTGAAGCATTACGTTTAGCTATGCACAAGTTGCCAGTTAAATGTAAGTTCGTAAAACGTGAAGAAATTGGTGGTGAATCTAATGAAAGCTAA
- the rpsJ gene encoding 30S ribosomal protein S10 produces MAKEKIRIRLKAYDHRILDQSSEKIVETAKRSGATVSGPIPLPTERSVYTILRAVHKYKDSREQFEMRTHKRLIDIINPTPQTVDSLMRLDLPSGVDIEIKL; encoded by the coding sequence ATGGCAAAAGAAAAGATTCGCATTCGTTTAAAAGCTTATGATCACAGAATTCTAGATCAATCTTCTGAGAAGATCGTTGAAACTGCAAAACGTTCAGGTGCAACTGTTTCTGGTCCTATTCCGTTACCAACGGAAAGATCTGTATACACAATCTTACGTGCGGTACACAAATATAAAGATTCTCGTGAGCAATTCGAAATGCGCACTCATAAGCGCTTAATCGACATCATTAATCCAACACCACAAACGGTTGACAGCTTAATGCGTCTTGACCTACCATCTGGTGTAGATATCGAAATCAAGCTTTAA
- a CDS encoding type Z 30S ribosomal protein S14, translating into MAKKSMIAKQKRTPKYNVQAYTRCERCGRPHSVIRKFKLCRICFRELAYKGQIPGVKKASW; encoded by the coding sequence GTGGCTAAAAAATCAATGATTGCGAAACAAAAGCGCACACCTAAATATAACGTGCAGGCTTACACTCGTTGCGAACGTTGTGGACGTCCCCACTCTGTAATCCGTAAGTTTAAGCTTTGCCGTATTTGTTTCCGTGAATTAGCTTATAAAGGCCAAATTCCTGGCGTTAAAAAAGCAAGTTGGTAA
- the rpsS gene encoding 30S ribosomal protein S19 has protein sequence MGRSLKKGPFVDDHLIAKIEKLNETEGKQVVKTWSRRSTIFPQFIGHTIAVYDGRKHVPVYVTEDMVGHKLGEFAPSRAYKGHGNDDKKTKR, from the coding sequence ATGGGTCGCAGCTTGAAAAAAGGGCCTTTTGTAGATGATCATTTAATTGCTAAGATTGAAAAGTTAAATGAAACTGAGGGCAAACAAGTTGTTAAAACTTGGTCTCGTCGTTCTACTATTTTCCCACAATTTATCGGACATACAATCGCTGTATATGATGGCCGTAAACACGTACCAGTTTATGTGACAGAAGACATGGTAGGTCACAAGCTTGGAGAATTCGCTCCATCTCGTGCTTACAAAGGTCACGGAAATGATGATAAGAAAACAAAACGCTAA
- the fusA gene encoding elongation factor G, with protein sequence MAREFSLDKTRNIGIMAHIDAGKTTTTERVLFYTGRIHKIGETHEGASQMDWMEQEQERGITITSAATTAQWKGHRVNIIDTPGHVDFTVEVERSLRVLDGAVAVLDAQSGVEPQTETVWRQATTYGVPRIVFVNKMDKIGADFLYSVGTIHDRLQANAHPIQLPIGAEDEFEGIIDLVEMVAYFYEDDLGTRSEAKEIPAEYKDKADEYRQRLVEAVAELDEELMMKYLEGEELTTEELKATIRKGTCDVNFYPVICGSAFKNKGVQLMLDAVIDYLPAPTDVPSIKGTIPDTEEEVTREPGDDNPFAALAFKVMTDPYVGKLTFFRVYSGTLNSGSYVINSTKGKRERVGRILQMHANSREEIPVVYSGDIAAAVGLKDTTTGDTLCDDKDQVILESMDFPEPVIQLSVEPKSKADQDKMTTALQKLQEEDPTFRAHTDQETGQTIIAGMGELHLDILVDRMRREFKVEANVGAPQVAYRETFRGSAKVEGKFARQSGGRGQFGHVWIEFEPNEEGKGFEFENKIVGGVVPREYVPAVQAGLEDSMKNGVLAGYQLIDVKAALVDGSYHDVDSSEMAFKVAASLALKNAVSKCNPVILEPVMKVEVVTPEEYMGDIMGGITSRRGRVEGMEARGNAQVVRAMVPLSEMFGYATSLRSNTQGRGVFTMHFDHYEEVPKSISEEIIKKNKGE encoded by the coding sequence ATGGCAAGAGAGTTCTCCTTAGATAAAACACGTAATATCGGTATCATGGCTCACATCGATGCTGGTAAAACAACGACAACTGAGCGTGTTTTGTTCTACACAGGACGTATTCACAAAATCGGTGAAACTCATGAAGGTGCTTCTCAAATGGACTGGATGGAGCAGGAGCAAGAGCGTGGAATCACAATCACATCTGCTGCGACTACAGCTCAATGGAAAGGCCACCGCGTAAACATTATCGATACACCTGGTCACGTAGACTTCACTGTTGAAGTTGAACGTTCCCTACGTGTACTTGATGGAGCGGTAGCAGTTCTTGATGCACAATCTGGTGTTGAACCACAAACTGAAACAGTTTGGCGCCAAGCTACAACTTATGGTGTTCCACGTATCGTGTTCGTTAACAAAATGGACAAGATCGGTGCAGATTTCTTATATTCTGTAGGAACTATCCATGACCGCCTTCAAGCTAACGCTCATCCAATTCAACTTCCTATCGGAGCTGAAGATGAGTTTGAAGGTATCATCGACTTAGTAGAAATGGTTGCATACTTCTACGAAGACGACCTAGGTACTCGTTCTGAAGCGAAAGAAATTCCTGCTGAGTACAAAGACAAAGCTGACGAGTATCGTCAACGCTTAGTGGAAGCAGTAGCAGAATTAGATGAAGAATTAATGATGAAATACCTAGAAGGAGAAGAGCTTACTACTGAAGAGTTGAAAGCTACTATCCGTAAAGGTACTTGTGACGTTAACTTCTACCCAGTAATCTGTGGATCTGCATTCAAAAACAAAGGTGTTCAGTTAATGCTTGACGCTGTTATCGATTACCTTCCAGCGCCAACAGATGTACCTTCAATCAAAGGTACTATACCTGACACTGAAGAGGAAGTAACTCGTGAACCTGGAGACGACAACCCGTTTGCGGCTCTAGCGTTTAAAGTTATGACTGACCCTTATGTAGGTAAATTAACGTTCTTCCGTGTGTACTCTGGTACATTAAACTCCGGATCTTACGTTATCAACTCTACAAAAGGTAAGCGTGAGCGTGTAGGACGTATCCTACAAATGCACGCCAACAGCCGTGAAGAGATTCCTGTTGTATATTCCGGAGACATCGCTGCTGCAGTTGGTCTTAAAGACACAACTACTGGTGACACTCTATGTGACGACAAAGACCAAGTTATCTTGGAGTCCATGGACTTCCCAGAGCCGGTTATCCAATTATCTGTTGAGCCTAAATCCAAGGCTGACCAAGATAAAATGACAACTGCTCTTCAAAAATTGCAAGAAGAAGATCCTACTTTCCGTGCACATACAGATCAGGAAACTGGTCAAACAATCATCGCTGGTATGGGTGAACTTCACCTTGACATCCTGGTTGACCGTATGAGACGTGAATTCAAAGTAGAAGCTAACGTTGGTGCGCCTCAGGTTGCATACCGTGAAACGTTCCGTGGATCTGCTAAGGTTGAAGGTAAATTTGCTCGTCAATCTGGTGGACGTGGTCAATTCGGACACGTTTGGATCGAATTCGAACCAAACGAAGAAGGAAAAGGCTTCGAATTTGAAAACAAAATCGTAGGTGGAGTAGTACCTCGTGAGTACGTACCTGCTGTTCAAGCTGGTCTTGAAGACTCTATGAAAAACGGTGTACTAGCTGGTTACCAACTAATTGATGTGAAAGCTGCATTGGTTGATGGTTCTTACCATGACGTTGACTCCTCTGAGATGGCGTTTAAAGTAGCTGCATCTTTAGCTCTTAAAAATGCAGTATCCAAATGTAACCCTGTAATCCTTGAGCCTGTCATGAAAGTTGAAGTAGTGACACCTGAAGAGTACATGGGAGACATCATGGGTGGTATCACTTCCCGTCGTGGTCGTGTAGAAGGTATGGAAGCTCGCGGTAACGCTCAAGTTGTTCGTGCTATGGTTCCACTATCTGAAATGTTTGGTTATGCAACATCCCTACGTTCTAACACACAAGGACGCGGAGTGTTCACAATGCATTTCGATCACTATGAAGAAGTTCCAAAATCGATTTCTGAGGAAATCATCAAAAAAAATAAAGGTGAATAA
- the rplB gene encoding 50S ribosomal protein L2, producing MAIKKYKPTSNGRRGMTVSDFAEITTDKPEKSLLAPLHRKGGRNNQGKLTVRHQGGGHKRQYRVIDFKRDKDGIPGRVATIEYDPNRSANIALINYADGEKRYILAPKNLEVGMTIMAGPEADIKVGNALPLINIPVGTVVHNIELKPGKGGQLVRSAGTSAQVLGKEGKYVLVRLTSGETRMILSTCRATVGQVGNEQHELINIGKAGRSRWMGIRPTVRGSVMNPNDHPHGGGEGRSPIGRKSPMTPWGKPTLGFKTRKKKNKSDKFIVRRRKK from the coding sequence ATGGCGATTAAAAAATACAAACCAACCTCTAATGGACGTCGTGGCATGACAGTTTCTGATTTTGCTGAGATCACTACAGACAAACCAGAAAAAAGCTTGCTTGCACCGTTACACAGAAAAGGTGGTCGTAATAACCAAGGTAAATTGACTGTACGTCACCAAGGTGGTGGACACAAACGTCAATACCGCGTCATCGACTTTAAGCGTGATAAAGATGGTATACCAGGACGCGTTGCTACAATCGAGTACGATCCTAACCGTTCCGCTAATATCGCGTTAATCAACTATGCAGATGGAGAAAAGCGTTACATCCTGGCTCCTAAGAACTTAGAAGTAGGAATGACTATAATGGCTGGCCCTGAAGCGGACATCAAGGTAGGAAATGCATTACCACTAATCAACATCCCTGTTGGTACTGTAGTTCACAACATCGAATTAAAACCAGGTAAAGGTGGACAATTAGTTCGCTCTGCAGGTACATCTGCACAAGTACTTGGTAAAGAAGGTAAATACGTACTTGTACGTTTAACTTCTGGTGAAACTCGTATGATTCTTTCTACTTGCCGCGCTACTGTAGGTCAAGTTGGGAACGAACAACACGAACTTATCAACATTGGTAAAGCAGGACGTTCTCGTTGGATGGGTATTCGCCCAACTGTACGTGGTTCTGTAATGAACCCTAACGATCACCCACACGGTGGTGGTGAAGGACGTTCACCAATCGGACGTAAATCACCAATGACTCCTTGGGGTAAACCAACTCTTGGATTCAAAACTCGTAAGAAGAAAAACAAGTCTGACAAATTTATCGTTCGTCGTCGTAAAAAATAA
- the rplD gene encoding 50S ribosomal protein L4, with product MPKVALYNQAGANVGEVELADAVFGIEPNNSVLFDAIVMQRASQRQGTAKVKGRSEVAGGGRKPWRQKGTGRARQGSIRSPQWRGGGIVFGPTPRSYSYKLPKKVRRLAIKSALSSKVLENELLVLEGLAFDAPKTKEMTSVLKGLEINRKALIVTADADENVALSARNIPGVTVVTVTGVNVLDVVNHDKVIFTKDAVQKLEEVLA from the coding sequence ATGCCTAAAGTAGCATTATACAACCAAGCTGGCGCAAACGTTGGTGAAGTTGAATTGGCAGATGCTGTATTCGGTATTGAGCCAAATAACAGCGTATTGTTTGATGCGATTGTTATGCAAAGAGCATCTCAACGTCAAGGTACTGCAAAAGTAAAAGGACGTTCTGAAGTAGCAGGTGGCGGACGCAAACCATGGCGTCAAAAGGGTACTGGTCGTGCTCGTCAAGGATCTATCCGCTCTCCACAATGGCGTGGTGGTGGTATCGTATTCGGTCCTACACCAAGAAGCTATAGCTACAAACTTCCTAAGAAGGTTCGTCGCTTAGCTATCAAATCTGCATTATCATCAAAGGTATTAGAAAACGAACTATTAGTATTAGAAGGATTAGCTTTTGATGCACCAAAAACAAAAGAAATGACTTCTGTATTAAAAGGTTTAGAAATCAATCGTAAAGCGTTGATCGTAACAGCTGACGCTGACGAAAACGTTGCTTTATCTGCTCGTAACATTCCTGGAGTAACAGTTGTTACAGTAACTGGTGTCAACGTATTAGACGTTGTAAACCACGATAAAGTAATCTTTACGAAAGACGCTGTTCAAAAATTAGAGGAGGTGCTTGCATAA
- the rpsQ gene encoding 30S ribosomal protein S17 — protein sequence MSERNQRKVYTGRVVSDKMDKTITVLVETYKTHALYSKRVKYSKKYKAHDENSTAKTGDIVKIMETRPLSSTKRFRLLEVVEKAVII from the coding sequence ATGAGTGAACGTAACCAACGTAAAGTTTACACTGGTCGTGTTGTGTCTGATAAAATGGACAAAACAATCACAGTCCTTGTAGAAACTTATAAAACTCACGCACTCTACAGCAAACGTGTTAAGTACTCTAAAAAGTACAAAGCGCATGATGAGAATAGCACAGCAAAAACTGGCGACATCGTGAAAATCATGGAGACTCGTCCATTATCTTCAACAAAGCGTTTCCGTTTGCTAGAGGTAGTAGAGAAAGCTGTAATTATCTAA
- the rplV gene encoding 50S ribosomal protein L22, with translation MQAKAVANTVRIAPRKARLVMDLIRGKQVGEAVAILKLTPKAASPVIEKVLKSAIANAEHNFEMDANSLVVSEAYVNEGPTLKRFRPRAMGRASQINKRTSHITIVVSEKKEG, from the coding sequence ATGCAAGCTAAAGCTGTTGCAAACACAGTTCGTATTGCTCCTCGTAAAGCTCGTCTAGTTATGGATTTAATTCGAGGCAAGCAAGTAGGCGAAGCAGTAGCTATTTTGAAGTTAACTCCAAAAGCTGCTTCACCAGTAATCGAAAAAGTTCTTAAGTCTGCTATTGCAAATGCAGAGCACAACTTTGAAATGGACGCAAACTCTTTAGTAGTATCTGAGGCATACGTTAACGAAGGTCCAACTTTGAAACGTTTCCGCCCTCGTGCTATGGGTCGTGCGAGCCAAATTAACAAACGTACTAGCCACATTACAATCGTGGTATCAGAAAAGAAGGAGGGATAA
- the rplN gene encoding 50S ribosomal protein L14: MIQQESRLKVADNSGAREVLAIKVLGGSGRRYANIGDVIVCTVKQATPGGVVKKGDVVKAVVVRTKRGVRRNDGSYIRFDENACVIIKDDKSPRGTRIFGPVARELRDNNYMKIVSLAPEVL, encoded by the coding sequence ATGATTCAACAAGAATCTCGTTTGAAAGTTGCTGATAACTCAGGTGCTCGTGAAGTGCTTGCTATTAAAGTACTAGGTGGATCTGGTCGTCGCTACGCTAACATTGGTGATGTAATTGTTTGTACAGTGAAACAAGCAACACCAGGAGGCGTTGTTAAAAAAGGTGACGTAGTGAAAGCTGTAGTAGTACGTACAAAGCGCGGTGTTCGTCGTAATGACGGTTCATATATCCGTTTCGATGAGAACGCATGCGTAATCATCAAGGATGATAAGAGCCCTCGTGGAACTCGTATCTTCGGACCAGTTGCACGTGAACTACGTGATAACAACTACATGAAGATTGTATCTTTAGCTCCAGAAGTTCTGTAA
- the rpsH gene encoding 30S ribosomal protein S8, with protein MVMTDPIADMLTRIRNANMVRHEKLELPASKIKKEVAEILKREGFVRDVEFIEDNKQGIIRIFLKYGANNERVITGLKRISKPGLRVYAKANEVPRVLNGLGIAIISTSQGVITDKEARQKQAGGEVLAYVW; from the coding sequence ATGGTTATGACAGATCCTATTGCAGATATGCTTACTCGCATCCGCAATGCGAACATGGTACGTCACGAGAAGCTAGAACTTCCTGCTTCTAAAATCAAAAAAGAAGTTGCTGAAATCTTAAAGCGTGAAGGTTTCGTACGTGACGTTGAATTTATCGAAGACAACAAACAAGGTATCATTCGTATTTTCCTAAAATACGGTGCAAATAACGAGCGTGTTATTACTGGTCTTAAGCGTATCAGTAAGCCTGGTCTTCGTGTTTATGCAAAAGCAAATGAAGTACCTCGTGTATTAAACGGTTTAGGTATTGCGATCATCTCTACTTCTCAAGGTGTTATCACTGATAAAGAAGCTCGTCAAAAACAAGCTGGTGGAGAAGTATTAGCATACGTTTGGTAA
- the rplX gene encoding 50S ribosomal protein L24 gives MHVKKGDKVVVISGKDKGKQGVILESYPKKDRVLVEGINVIKKHAKPSQENPQGGIINREAPIHVSNVMPLDPKSGEPTRVGYKVVDGKKVRVASKSGEQLDK, from the coding sequence ATGCATGTCAAAAAAGGTGATAAAGTTGTAGTTATCTCTGGTAAGGATAAAGGTAAACAAGGAGTTATTCTTGAATCTTATCCTAAGAAAGACCGTGTTCTTGTAGAAGGAATCAACGTGATCAAAAAGCACGCTAAACCATCTCAAGAAAATCCTCAAGGTGGAATCATCAACCGTGAGGCACCTATTCATGTATCAAACGTTATGCCTTTAGATCCTAAGTCCGGTGAACCGACTCGTGTAGGATACAAGGTAGTAGACGGTAAAAAAGTACGTGTTGCTTCAAAATCAGGTGAACAATTAGATAAATAG
- the rpsC gene encoding 30S ribosomal protein S3, protein MGQKVNPIGLRVGVIRDWESKWYAGKDYANLLHEDIKVREYIAKRLNDASVSKVEIERAANRLNVTVHTAKPGMVIGKGGTEVEALRKALNQLTGKRVHINILEIKRADLDAKLVAENIARQLENRVSFRRAQKQSLQRAMRAGAKGIKTMVSGRLGGADIARSEHYSEGTVPLHTLRADIDYGTAEADTTYGKLGVKVWIYRGEVLPTKKKNEEGGK, encoded by the coding sequence GTGGGTCAAAAGGTAAATCCGATCGGTCTTCGTGTAGGAGTCATTCGTGACTGGGAGTCCAAATGGTACGCAGGAAAAGATTACGCTAACCTGCTACATGAAGACATCAAAGTTCGCGAATACATCGCAAAACGTCTAAATGACGCATCTGTTTCTAAAGTAGAAATCGAACGTGCTGCAAACCGTTTGAACGTTACTGTTCACACTGCTAAGCCAGGTATGGTTATTGGTAAAGGTGGTACGGAAGTTGAAGCATTACGTAAAGCACTTAACCAACTAACTGGTAAACGTGTACACATCAACATCCTTGAAATTAAGAGAGCAGATTTGGATGCTAAATTGGTAGCTGAAAACATTGCTCGTCAATTAGAAAACCGTGTATCTTTCCGTCGTGCTCAAAAGCAATCACTTCAACGTGCAATGCGCGCTGGTGCGAAAGGTATTAAGACAATGGTTTCTGGTCGTCTAGGCGGTGCAGATATCGCTCGTTCTGAACATTATAGTGAGGGTACAGTTCCACTTCATACTCTTCGCGCTGATATTGACTATGGTACAGCAGAAGCTGATACAACTTACGGTAAATTAGGTGTGAAAGTATGGATCTACCGTGGAGAGGTCCTTCCTACAAAGAAGAAAAATGAGGAAGGAGGAAAATAA
- the rpmC gene encoding 50S ribosomal protein L29 encodes MKANELRDLTTAEIEQKVKSLKEELFNLRFQLATGQLENTARIREVRKSIARMKTVVREREIASNK; translated from the coding sequence ATGAAAGCTAATGAACTACGCGACTTAACCACTGCCGAGATTGAACAAAAAGTGAAATCTTTAAAAGAAGAGTTATTTAACCTACGCTTTCAATTAGCGACTGGTCAATTAGAAAACACTGCTCGTATTCGCGAAGTACGTAAGTCAATCGCTCGTATGAAAACAGTAGTTCGCGAGAGAGAGATCGCTTCTAACAAATAA